From the genome of Muricauda sp. SCSIO 64092, one region includes:
- a CDS encoding DUF6268 family outer membrane beta-barrel protein, whose amino-acid sequence MTKKQCSLFSILFLCAKCAMVNAQSTDLFRLEYLRIPENNTGINTSRYRALVNVPLKINQNDYLILGAEYNEFDIEFRKETPFNKDEIEQLHIADFNLGYITKWNENWRLVGIVTPRLASNLKGGISSDDLFFNATASLWKEVKDVEKPFRIVLGFAFNSTTGIPIPLPLVSYYRRFHPKWSYTLGIPRANFRYHISDRHTLQLALLLDGYFINVQDDIELPDNKVGSRISLSALVATLWYQYNINKNMSFYANFGRSLILDSTLRDDNRNDVFLLNNEANLFLRGGFRISIF is encoded by the coding sequence ATGACCAAAAAACAGTGTTCGCTATTTTCCATCCTGTTCTTGTGTGCCAAATGTGCCATGGTAAATGCCCAAAGTACGGATTTGTTCCGATTGGAATATCTGAGAATACCGGAAAACAATACGGGAATAAACACCTCCAGATATCGTGCCTTGGTCAATGTTCCCTTGAAGATCAACCAAAACGATTATTTGATCCTGGGAGCCGAATACAACGAGTTTGATATAGAATTTAGAAAGGAAACACCCTTTAACAAGGATGAAATAGAGCAGCTTCACATTGCGGACTTCAATCTGGGCTATATCACCAAATGGAACGAGAATTGGCGACTGGTGGGTATAGTAACGCCGCGACTGGCCTCAAATTTAAAAGGGGGAATCAGTTCCGATGATCTGTTCTTCAACGCCACTGCATCCCTTTGGAAAGAGGTCAAGGATGTCGAAAAACCGTTCCGTATTGTCTTGGGGTTTGCCTTTAACAGTACTACGGGAATTCCCATACCCTTGCCATTGGTAAGCTATTATCGTAGGTTCCATCCCAAATGGTCCTATACCCTTGGTATACCAAGGGCCAATTTTAGGTATCATATTTCGGATAGGCATACCCTTCAATTGGCATTATTATTGGATGGTTACTTTATAAATGTCCAGGACGATATTGAACTTCCCGATAATAAAGTGGGGTCCCGGATTTCATTGTCGGCTTTGGTCGCAACACTCTGGTATCAATACAATATCAATAAGAATATGTCCTTTTATGCCAATTTTGGACGTTCATTGATTTTGGACAGTACATTGCGTGATGATAATCGTAATGACGTATTTTTATTGAATAATGAAGCGAATCTGTTCCTCAGGGGAGGATTTAGAATATCCATTTTTTAA
- a CDS encoding YfiT family bacillithiol transferase, which produces MEENRMEQLRYPIGKYEVPAVITKEHLEEWIGILETLPGKLEDLVRSLTEEQLETPYRPDGWTIRQVVHHVADSHHNSYIRFKWALTEDNPLIKAYFEKEWANLFDTRTAPIQLSLDHLRAVHAKLVYLLKGLSKEQLQRKFTHPEGNMVSTLEENIGRYAWHGSHHFAHIKTVIDQKQW; this is translated from the coding sequence ATGGAAGAAAACAGAATGGAACAGCTCCGGTATCCCATTGGAAAATATGAAGTTCCTGCCGTGATTACCAAGGAGCATCTGGAGGAATGGATCGGCATTCTTGAAACCTTACCGGGCAAATTGGAGGATTTGGTCCGTTCGTTGACCGAAGAACAACTGGAAACCCCTTACCGGCCCGATGGGTGGACCATACGACAAGTTGTGCATCATGTTGCGGACAGTCACCATAACAGTTATATCCGTTTTAAGTGGGCCCTGACGGAAGACAACCCTTTGATCAAGGCCTATTTTGAAAAAGAATGGGCCAATCTTTTTGATACGAGAACAGCCCCGATCCAATTATCATTGGACCATTTAAGGGCGGTTCATGCCAAATTGGTTTATCTATTAAAAGGACTTTCCAAAGAACAACTACAACGAAAGTTCACCCACCCCGAGGGTAATATGGTATCTACTTTGGAAGAAAATATTGGACGATATGCATGGCACGGAAGCCACCATTTTGCCCACATTAAAACTGTAATTGACCAAAAGCAATGGTAG
- a CDS encoding PPK2 family polyphosphate kinase, with protein sequence MEEINSDKYKVKGPIELSNIPTLEDFGKTGKELKRKLESVSEELADFQDTLYSHGKYGVLVCLQGMDTAGKDSLIREVFKELNARGVVVHSFKVPSKLELRHDYLWRHYIALPERGKFSVFNRTHYENVLVTKVHPHYILGENIPGIDSMDDINEAFWEKRYRQINDFERHISENGTIIFKFFLHLSKEEQRQRLLRRLRLRRKNWKFSPGDLKERKLWDSYQKCYEEAINKTSREHAPWYIVPADDKRAARVIVASILLESLKKYKDVKEPELDAEIKANLESFKQQLEKENE encoded by the coding sequence ATGGAAGAAATCAATAGTGATAAATACAAAGTCAAGGGTCCCATTGAGTTGTCCAATATACCCACCTTGGAGGATTTTGGTAAGACCGGCAAGGAACTTAAAAGGAAATTGGAAAGTGTTAGCGAAGAACTGGCCGATTTTCAAGATACGCTTTATTCCCACGGGAAGTATGGGGTATTGGTCTGTCTGCAAGGGATGGATACCGCCGGTAAGGACAGTTTGATCCGTGAAGTCTTCAAGGAGTTGAATGCAAGGGGAGTGGTGGTGCACAGCTTCAAAGTACCAAGTAAGCTCGAATTGCGCCATGACTACCTATGGCGTCATTATATTGCACTGCCAGAGCGCGGGAAGTTCAGTGTTTTTAATAGAACACACTATGAAAATGTCCTGGTTACCAAAGTCCATCCCCATTACATTTTAGGGGAAAACATACCGGGTATTGACAGTATGGATGATATCAACGAAGCCTTCTGGGAAAAACGTTACCGACAAATCAACGATTTTGAACGCCACATTTCCGAAAATGGCACGATTATCTTCAAATTCTTCCTTCATCTTTCAAAAGAGGAACAGCGCCAACGTTTGTTGCGAAGACTTCGGTTGAGAAGAAAGAACTGGAAGTTTTCCCCTGGTGACCTAAAGGAACGAAAACTATGGGACAGCTATCAAAAATGCTATGAGGAAGCCATTAACAAGACCTCCAGGGAACATGCCCCCTGGTACATTGTTCCAGCGGATGATAAAAGGGCAGCCCGCGTTATTGTGGCTTCCATATTGTTGGAATCGTTAAAAAAATATAAAGATGTAAAAGAACCGGAATTAGATGCTGAAATAAAAGCTAACTTAGAATCCTTCAAGCAACAACTGGAAAAAGAAAACGAATGA
- a CDS encoding mechanosensitive ion channel family protein, with product MQEQDNTMKEILEKDIWGSVQDFLNWGLHLGQGEKSIHITVGLVLLLSFAFIATSFVLKMLRKLFTRKMGQEDRLKFISIFKFIKYVVYLVVILVTMSAAGINVTVILTASAALFVGLGLALQELFQDIIAGILIMVDKSLQVGDIVDVDGKIGKVFEIKLRTTRAITRDDKIVIIPNHKFISNTIYNFTQNHKTTRENVKVGVAYGSNVELVTRLLEEAVLERTGVLKNPKPFVLFEDFGDSALLFSINFFINDSFSDPRIKSDIRYAIDRKFRANNVTIPFPQRDVHLFQHNPNPSSLTP from the coding sequence ATGCAGGAGCAAGATAATACCATGAAGGAAATTTTGGAAAAGGACATTTGGGGTTCTGTTCAAGATTTCTTGAATTGGGGCTTGCATTTGGGTCAAGGGGAGAAGTCCATCCATATTACCGTGGGGTTGGTGCTGTTACTGAGCTTTGCATTTATTGCTACCAGTTTTGTGCTTAAGATGTTACGTAAGCTCTTTACGAGGAAAATGGGGCAAGAGGACAGGCTCAAGTTCATTAGCATCTTTAAGTTCATAAAATATGTGGTCTACCTTGTGGTGATCCTGGTGACCATGAGTGCAGCTGGCATCAATGTAACGGTCATTCTTACGGCATCGGCAGCGCTTTTTGTTGGTCTGGGATTGGCATTACAAGAACTATTTCAGGATATCATTGCCGGAATCCTGATCATGGTGGACAAATCGCTTCAGGTTGGGGACATTGTGGATGTAGATGGAAAAATTGGCAAAGTGTTTGAAATAAAATTGCGAACGACCCGTGCAATTACCAGGGACGATAAAATCGTCATCATCCCAAACCACAAATTCATTAGCAATACCATTTATAATTTTACGCAAAACCACAAGACCACACGGGAGAATGTAAAGGTTGGTGTGGCTTATGGTAGCAATGTGGAGTTGGTTACCCGTTTATTGGAGGAAGCCGTCTTGGAAAGGACAGGAGTATTGAAAAACCCAAAACCCTTTGTACTTTTTGAGGATTTTGGGGATTCTGCGCTCTTGTTCTCCATTAATTTTTTTATCAATGACAGCTTTAGCGACCCTAGAATAAAAAGCGATATTCGCTACGCCATAGATAGGAAATTTAGGGCCAATAACGTTACCATACCGTTTCCACAAAGGGATGTACATCTTTTTCAACATAACCCGAACCCTTCATCCTTAACCCCATGA
- a CDS encoding sigma-54-dependent transcriptional regulator: MSKILVIEDEAAIRRVLVKILSEENDAYQVSEAEDGAKGLEILKKDDFDLVMCDIKMPKMDGVEVLEAAKKEKPEIPFIMISGHGDLDTAVNTMRLGAFDYISKPPDLNRLLTTVRNALDKKELVAENKILKKKVSKNYEMVGNSPAIGGIKGIIDKVAPTDARVLITGSNGTGKELVAHWVHQKSHRSNAPFIEVNCAAIPSELIESELFGHVKGAFTSAVKDRAGKFEAANKGTIFLDEIGDMSLSAQAKVLRALQENKISRVGSDKDIKVDVRVLAATNKDLKKEIKEGKFREDLYHRLAVILIQVPSLNERREDIPLLIEFFSKKIGDEQGSVPKVFSAKAVELLKGYDWTGNVRELRNVVERLIILGGEEVSEDDVKLFASK, from the coding sequence ATGTCTAAAATATTGGTCATTGAAGATGAAGCAGCCATTAGGCGGGTTTTGGTAAAGATCTTATCGGAAGAAAATGATGCCTATCAAGTGTCTGAAGCAGAAGACGGTGCAAAGGGGTTGGAAATATTAAAAAAAGATGATTTTGACCTTGTTATGTGCGACATTAAAATGCCCAAAATGGACGGTGTAGAAGTACTGGAGGCAGCCAAGAAGGAAAAACCGGAAATTCCTTTCATCATGATTTCCGGTCATGGTGATTTGGACACGGCAGTGAATACCATGCGCCTGGGAGCTTTTGACTATATCTCCAAACCACCGGATTTGAACCGACTGTTGACTACCGTGCGAAATGCTTTGGACAAAAAGGAATTGGTGGCCGAAAATAAAATCCTGAAAAAAAAGGTCAGCAAAAACTATGAAATGGTTGGTAATAGCCCGGCCATTGGGGGCATTAAAGGGATAATTGATAAAGTTGCCCCAACTGATGCCCGTGTACTGATTACAGGTTCCAATGGAACGGGTAAGGAATTGGTTGCCCATTGGGTCCATCAAAAAAGCCACCGTTCCAATGCACCGTTTATTGAAGTGAATTGTGCGGCCATTCCTTCAGAATTGATAGAAAGTGAATTGTTCGGTCATGTAAAAGGGGCCTTCACCTCTGCAGTAAAGGATCGTGCCGGCAAGTTTGAAGCGGCCAATAAAGGGACTATTTTTCTGGATGAGATTGGGGATATGAGCCTTTCTGCACAGGCAAAGGTTTTACGGGCACTACAAGAGAACAAAATTTCCCGGGTAGGCTCCGATAAGGACATCAAAGTGGATGTCCGTGTGCTTGCCGCCACCAATAAAGATTTAAAAAAAGAGATCAAGGAGGGGAAGTTCCGGGAAGATTTATACCATAGATTGGCAGTAATCCTAATTCAAGTGCCCTCCCTGAATGAACGAAGGGAGGATATTCCATTGCTTATTGAGTTCTTTTCCAAAAAGATTGGGGATGAACAAGGGTCCGTACCAAAGGTTTTTTCAGCTAAAGCCGTGGAGCTGTTAAAGGGCTATGATTGGACCGGTAATGTACGCGAATTGCGCAATGTTGTAGAACGATTGATTATTCTTGGGGGTGAGGAAGTAAGTGAGGATGACGTTAAGTTGTTTGCGAGTAAGTAA
- a CDS encoding LVIVD repeat-containing protein, producing MKNLSFLVLLPFLILSCSSDGDAAGSPETPSPDGQGGSLATFTLKGDYLYVVDRFDLNVFSLAQAEEPVLVNKVNIGFDIETLFGYKDYLYIGSRTGMFIYGLGNPEFPQKLSSVQHFTACDPVVANDTHAFVTLHSDTFCGNDINVLEIYDVTNVTEPILVSSRNLIFPRGLGLYGNYLFVCDDEIKVFDISNPAESKLVRAINRQAFDVIIRGDLLIAIGETGLFQYQLNPSDEGIDFTALSNIAI from the coding sequence ATGAAAAACCTAAGTTTTTTAGTCCTTCTTCCATTTTTGATCTTGTCCTGTAGTTCTGACGGTGATGCTGCCGGTTCGCCCGAAACACCCTCTCCAGATGGCCAGGGTGGTTCTTTGGCTACCTTTACCCTTAAGGGCGATTACTTATATGTGGTAGACCGATTTGATTTAAATGTTTTTAGTCTCGCCCAGGCCGAAGAACCGGTTTTGGTCAATAAAGTGAACATTGGTTTTGATATCGAAACTTTGTTTGGCTATAAGGACTATCTGTACATAGGTTCTAGAACCGGAATGTTCATTTATGGGCTTGGCAATCCTGAGTTCCCCCAAAAACTGTCCAGCGTTCAACATTTTACGGCCTGCGATCCCGTGGTCGCCAATGATACCCATGCTTTTGTAACCTTGCATAGCGATACGTTCTGTGGTAATGACATTAACGTTTTGGAAATCTATGATGTCACCAATGTTACCGAACCTATTCTTGTAAGCTCAAGGAACCTTATTTTTCCAAGAGGTTTGGGGCTTTATGGGAACTATTTATTTGTATGTGATGATGAAATAAAAGTCTTTGACATAAGCAATCCTGCCGAATCAAAATTAGTAAGGGCCATCAATAGACAAGCCTTTGATGTAATTATTAGGGGGGACTTGTTAATTGCCATTGGTGAAACAGGTCTATTCCAATATCAGTTGAACCCTTCGGATGAAGGAATTGATTTTACAGCCTTAAGTAACATCGCCATTTGA
- a CDS encoding peroxiredoxin, with translation MATLRLGDTAPNFTAETSQGTLNFYDYLGDSWGILFSHPADFTPVCTTELGTAAKFKSEFDKRNVKMMALSVDGADSHNEWIKDINETQKTIVNFPIVADEDRKVSDLYDMIHPNADDTLTVRSVFIIAPDKSVKLILTYPASTGRNFYELLRVIDSLQLTAYHKVATPANWKNGEDVVVSPAIPTEEAKEMFTKGVEEIKPYLRMTPDPTV, from the coding sequence ATGGCAACATTACGATTGGGCGATACAGCCCCCAATTTTACCGCAGAAACTTCCCAAGGGACCTTAAATTTTTATGATTATTTGGGGGATAGCTGGGGGATTTTATTTTCCCATCCTGCGGATTTTACCCCAGTATGTACCACAGAACTGGGCACTGCAGCAAAATTTAAATCCGAATTCGATAAAAGAAATGTGAAAATGATGGCACTGAGCGTTGATGGGGCCGACTCCCACAATGAATGGATCAAGGACATCAATGAAACCCAGAAGACCATCGTTAACTTTCCCATTGTAGCTGACGAGGACAGAAAAGTATCCGATCTATACGATATGATTCACCCCAATGCGGACGATACCCTCACCGTACGTTCCGTATTTATCATCGCCCCGGACAAATCCGTAAAACTCATTTTAACGTACCCTGCCTCAACCGGGAGAAATTTTTATGAGCTTCTTAGGGTCATTGACTCCTTGCAATTGACCGCTTACCATAAAGTGGCTACGCCGGCCAATTGGAAGAATGGGGAAGATGTAGTGGTCAGTCCGGCTATCCCTACGGAAGAGGCGAAAGAAATGTTTACCAAGGGGGTGGAAGAGATAAAACCCTACCTTAGGATGACCCCTGACCCAACCGTTTAA
- a CDS encoding peptidylprolyl isomerase: MQDGIYAKFNTTKGEILVKLTHDKTPGTVGNFVALAEGTLENRAKPQGEPYYDGLKFHRVIPDFMIQGGCPQGTGTGSPGYQFEDEFHDDLKHDGPGVLSMANAGPGTNGSQFFITHVATPWLNNKHTVFGHVAHGQEVVDAIEQGDGIEALKIVRVGEDAEKWNAIEAFRTFDGEREKREAEKKAKAEAAMEKLAAGFDRTDSGLRYKIIQKGDGTKAEKGKTVAVHYEGSLDNGQVFDSSYSRKEPIAFPLGMGQVIPGWDEGIALLQVGDKARFVIPSDLAYGSRGAGGVIPPNATLIFDVELMSVK; the protein is encoded by the coding sequence ATGCAAGACGGTATCTACGCTAAATTCAATACCACCAAAGGTGAAATCCTCGTAAAGCTCACTCATGATAAAACTCCGGGGACCGTGGGTAATTTTGTGGCTTTGGCCGAGGGGACCTTGGAAAACAGAGCCAAACCCCAAGGGGAACCCTACTATGACGGATTAAAATTCCATCGTGTCATTCCAGACTTTATGATTCAGGGAGGATGTCCCCAAGGTACGGGAACAGGGAGTCCGGGTTATCAGTTCGAAGATGAATTTCACGATGATTTAAAACATGATGGTCCTGGGGTGCTTTCCATGGCAAATGCCGGCCCTGGTACCAATGGAAGCCAGTTTTTCATTACCCATGTAGCCACTCCATGGTTAAACAACAAGCATACCGTTTTTGGACATGTGGCCCATGGACAGGAAGTGGTTGATGCCATTGAACAAGGAGACGGGATCGAGGCCTTGAAAATAGTAAGGGTTGGTGAAGATGCCGAAAAATGGAATGCTATTGAAGCCTTTAGGACCTTTGATGGAGAACGTGAAAAGCGCGAGGCCGAGAAAAAGGCAAAGGCTGAGGCAGCTATGGAAAAACTGGCTGCCGGTTTTGACAGAACCGATTCCGGGCTTCGCTATAAAATCATTCAGAAGGGAGATGGAACAAAAGCAGAGAAGGGTAAAACGGTCGCCGTGCACTATGAAGGAAGTTTGGATAATGGACAAGTCTTTGATTCGTCCTACAGCAGAAAGGAACCGATAGCGTTCCCATTGGGAATGGGACAGGTAATTCCGGGCTGGGACGAAGGTATTGCCCTTTTGCAAGTGGGGGACAAAGCCCGTTTTGTCATTCCTTCAGATCTTGCTTATGGGAGTCGCGGGGCAGGTGGTGTCATTCCTCCAAACGCCACATTGATATTCGATGTTGAACTAATGTCGGTCAAATAG
- a CDS encoding M20/M25/M40 family metallo-hydrolase, protein MNPRLLLVLFFSCTLFLRAQSEDEKQLKAIYDMALTNGKAYEWLNYLSNQIGGRLSGSVQAQEAIEYTKRQMDSLGLDRVWLQPVMVPKWVRGTPEFAYIETRPGITTNVPICALGGSVATPDGGLKASIVEVQGIEDLEKLGREKIEGKIVFYNRPMDPTQISTFSAYSGCVDQRYSGAAEAGKYGARGVIVRSMNLRLDDYPHTGAMSYGETPVESRIPAAAISTNGAELLSTTLKLNPEIKFFFKQSCKQYPDVQSYNVIGEIRGSEYPNEIMIVGGHLDSWDLGDGSHDDGAGVVQSMDVLRLIKANGYRPKRTIRAVLFMNEENGLRGGKKYAEVARQKNETHVFALESDAGGFTPRGFSFECTDENFEQIEGWKSLFEPYLIHMFVRGGSGADVGPLRDENIVLSGLRPDSQRYFDHHHAENDTFEHVNKRELELGAATMTSLVYLMDKYGTAKPKKVKG, encoded by the coding sequence ATGAACCCAAGATTACTCCTTGTCCTTTTTTTTAGCTGTACGTTGTTCCTACGGGCACAGTCAGAAGATGAGAAACAATTAAAGGCCATTTACGATATGGCACTTACCAATGGAAAGGCCTATGAATGGTTAAACTACCTTTCCAACCAAATAGGGGGGCGTTTATCCGGCTCGGTACAGGCACAGGAGGCTATTGAATACACGAAACGTCAAATGGATTCCCTTGGGCTGGACAGGGTATGGTTGCAACCCGTTATGGTACCCAAATGGGTAAGGGGGACCCCGGAATTCGCCTATATTGAAACCCGACCCGGTATAACCACCAATGTTCCCATTTGTGCTTTGGGAGGTTCCGTGGCAACACCGGATGGTGGATTAAAGGCCAGTATTGTTGAAGTACAGGGTATTGAAGATTTGGAAAAGCTGGGAAGGGAAAAGATTGAGGGAAAAATAGTCTTCTACAATCGCCCTATGGATCCTACCCAGATCAGCACTTTTAGTGCCTATTCCGGCTGTGTGGACCAACGCTATTCCGGCGCTGCCGAAGCGGGGAAATATGGTGCGCGGGGCGTAATCGTACGTTCCATGAACCTTAGACTGGATGATTATCCACATACGGGGGCAATGAGTTACGGGGAAACCCCGGTGGAAAGCCGTATTCCTGCCGCCGCCATCAGTACCAATGGAGCAGAACTCCTGAGTACAACACTAAAATTGAATCCGGAAATTAAATTTTTCTTCAAGCAAAGCTGTAAGCAATATCCCGATGTACAATCGTATAACGTAATCGGTGAAATTCGAGGTTCCGAATATCCCAATGAAATCATGATCGTTGGGGGACATTTGGACTCTTGGGACTTAGGGGATGGGTCCCATGACGATGGAGCCGGGGTTGTCCAGAGTATGGATGTATTGCGATTGATCAAGGCAAATGGCTATCGGCCCAAACGAACCATTAGGGCGGTGCTTTTTATGAATGAAGAAAACGGATTGCGCGGTGGGAAAAAATATGCCGAAGTGGCCAGGCAAAAAAATGAAACCCATGTATTTGCACTTGAAAGTGACGCCGGAGGATTTACCCCAAGGGGCTTTTCCTTTGAATGTACGGATGAAAATTTTGAACAGATTGAAGGATGGAAATCCCTTTTTGAACCTTATTTGATACATATGTTCGTTCGCGGGGGGAGTGGTGCGGATGTGGGGCCCTTACGGGATGAAAATATTGTGCTGTCCGGTTTACGGCCCGATAGCCAACGCTACTTTGACCACCACCATGCGGAAAACGATACTTTTGAACATGTAAACAAACGGGAGTTGGAACTGGGAGCGGCTACAATGACCAGTTTGGTGTATTTAATGGACAAGTATGGAACGGCAAAACCAAAAAAGGTAAAAGGATAG